From the Trifolium pratense cultivar HEN17-A07 linkage group LG4, ARS_RC_1.1, whole genome shotgun sequence genome, the window AgtctcaaaaataaaatgcataaaaatacTAAGATGAAATATTATGTTTACTCATTTGCTACACTATCAATATAATTAATCTCCTTGGTATTCTTGTTCATCATCCCTCATATATCTTTTCCacggttagtttttttttttgtaaaatcgTATCCTATCCCAATTCTcgttaatatttgttttattttattttttaaaataataaataaatattttctgaaactatttttttttaatgtgacaTATAGGAAATTAACTTGTACACCACTGTCAGCATCCTTAGATGGAACTGTTTCACTAGTGAACAGTGTTTCTGGGAGGGTAATTTGGTCTTTTTCAACTAATTCCCCAATCTACCATTCCTATCAAGCACCTGTCACCGTCAATAATGGTTCGTTCATAGAATGCGGAGAGGAATGGGAATTACTCATCAACGATGCACGGTTGGTATATTGTTTTTtatcatgtgtaattattttaaatatatataggagtaatattttcttaaaatattctgaaaaaacaaaaatgcaaGTTGatcattgaaatttttttattgtttcttatTAACCCTCGAGTTTTTGAGAGAATTTAActataaagtaaataaaatggttaaaaattattttttaaaaaaactgaaTCTTAGGACTGATTATTCTTTAAAATCTTTGGGTTATTTGAATCTTAGGTTTGAACAAGTGTTGTGGTCCATCCATGAATATCAAGATTTATGACTTACTTGTCTTGCTCGGACAATGAGAATGACTTGGACTTTGCTATGCCATATACATGTGGAACCAAAACCATATATGAAATCTATCGCCAACCAAACAAagttatttgattttgttgtaatttttacttagttcattttattttatttttttttgtatcatttTACAAGTGAAGTCTTTGGCCGTATGGTATGTATCTTGATTATTGATAAACTAAAATGTTCTTTTGGCCTTCTTTGTTCTAAGTTGACCACTCAATATGTTAAATAAACTAATTCAGTATTCAAAATTAGTGAGAAGTTGCATAAATATTTGTACTAGTAGTATTAAGAAACTTTTTTCattgatagaaaaaaaaaagacgatCAAAACAAAAACGAACAAACCTAATATATTTTACGAGGTTTACTTTGTGCAAAGTAGTAGTGCAAGCTAAGTCCTAATAAGAGAAATGAATATAGCTTCAAAGGATAACAAATGCATTCATGGAAATGGTGACGGCTGATCTTCCGATGGCACAGGATCAGGATCGGGAACGGGCTCTTGTGGGATACCTGGAAACTCAGGATCCACCGGTGGCGCCATGAAAACATCTGGTGTTGGCTCGGCGAAAACCGGTGGTTCCTGAGGAATCTCTGGAGAAGGAAGAGAAATATCTGGTGTAGGGTTTGGCATGGCAAAAACCGGTGGTTCCTGAGGAATCTCAGGAGGAGGAAGAGAAATATCTGGTGTAGGGTTTGGCATGGAAAAATCTGGTGGTTCCTGTGGAATATCTGGTGTTGGGTTTGGCATGGCGAAAGATGGTGGTTCCTGTGGAATATCTGGAGGAGAAAGAAAATTATCAGGTGTTGGATTTGGCATGGTAAATGATGGTGGTTCCTGTGGAATCTCTGGAGGAGAAACAGAAATATTTGGTGTTGTTGGGTTTGGCATGGTGAAAGATGGTGGTTGTTGTGGATTTTCTGGAACCATGGGAGGAGGAAACAAAATATCCGGTgttgatggtggtggtgaaagTGAAAATGAGTATGGATCTTGTGGTGTCATAAATTTAGGCACAAATGGTGGTGAAGTAGAAATGTCTGGTTGGTTAGTGGAAAAAGGAGGAGGTGTAAGCAATGGAAATGTTGGTGTTTCTGATAAAGGAGGAGGAATGACAAGAGGTGGTGGAATTAGCAACGGTGGTAGTGGCGGTGATGGAGATGGAAGTAGCGGGGTCAAGACTAATGGCGGTGGAGATGGAGGTGGCGATGGTGAGGGAGATGGAATTGGTGGAATTGGTGGTATTGGTATATTAATAGTAATAGGTGGTAATGGACAACAGGGTGCAGCaggtggtggtgatggtggtggtggtgatggacAAGCAGGCGGTGGAGATGGAGATGGAGTGCAACATACAGGAGGAGGTGGTGAAGGTGGCGGCGGACAAGGTGTTTGATCAAATGGATTATTAGGAGAAGGAAAAGTAGGGAAAGGCCAATAACCACAACATCCAAATAAGTAAAAGTAGAATTGATCACAATATGGACCTATTGTCATTTTTCCTCCAATGTTACTACTACTAATACTTCTTTTTCTAGATCTTCTTAACTTTTCTTCATGTTTGTGTTTTTGGTGATTGGAGGAGGTTTTATTAGTTTCAACAAGAGTTTGTTGTGTGAAGAAAAGAAGTGCTAGTAGTAAAGTTGTGATCACTGCATTTGCTTTCATTTTGTGTTAATAGATGTGGAATATGTTTCAGTGATGTTTTGTTGACATTGTCTTACTAGCTAGAAGGTGCTAGTGTGTCTATATATCAGACacaaactactccctccgtaccacgATATATGTCACttgggaaaaaaattgtatcacaatatatgtcgttttCAATATATGaagcatttaatgttatttttcctattatatccttaattatttattactttctcttctttcaattcttcaatttatttttttataccatAAATGAAgtacaattttgtaaatcaactcataatctctcttttccatacaacattaattatatttcttaatgtgtgtaaaagtgtcaaagcaatatatattgtggtacgaaAGGAGTAGTACTATTAGTAGAGTTTTATTTttccatgtaccaaaaaaaaatatttttccattagtattttagtttattaataTGTGtgtaaggcttaaatgcagcgTGTAAATTTAGACAAGAAATAAATGCAGGTTAGTAATATACTATgttatccaaaaaaatatactgaTCAAGATATTAGAACATGAGCATGGCCAGTTAAAAATATGCAGtttgatgaaaattttatttctgTATTCACAAAATGAGGTGTGTGAATGAGGTGTGTGAGGAGTATTAACTGAATTTCTTAGTGTGTGAAATTGTTGAGGGAAATGGCACTAGTTAGGAAATATAaacaaagttattttttatgtgaaTCATACGATTCTCAGAAAAAGGATCTCTGGTAATTAATAGTTCAACTgcgagataagtaaaatttggATTCTTCCAAATAATTCGTTTTAACGGAAgtttattaatcacttgagtcCAATGTTTTAATCAAGCAAAAGCAAAGTTGTGTagaaaaacactatttttaagattatatatattatattttttgtttccttaacaaaTGTTTGAAGGACTCAATTGTTAAAGTGACGTGTAATTTGATACAGATGGAGCGTAATAGATGATGTCataggaaaagaaaaataaaaagacaaaatatgaaagggaaattgagaaaatagaaattaattGCATTTTAATAGATCTGATCCATGCATCATGCATGCAGTCTCTCTAATTGACACACATACAACATAAAATATGGGTCTTTCTTCTTTTCGTTTATATTTATGTGCATATCATAGACTTGCAGAAGAAAAATGCTTTAATTGGAAATTAATGGAAAGCCTAGTTGTACGTGCCAATTTaactaagaaattttttgatGTGATACTTCTTCACTATATTTTTCTTCAATGCTTTTGTAACTTGTAAGCATCTAGTCCTGTGCGTGTCAAATTCTCATTTCATTTATTTGCATGCAAAGAATCATTAATAATGTGTgtgtgaaaaacaaaaataaaatgtgcAATTTATTGGTTGTGGACAAGAATCTTGATAATTTCTGTCTTCAAAATTGTATATTTCATCCCTCTTCTTTTTATCTAGATCTCTACACTACTCGCAAGTCTCAACAGTTAAAAAGAATCACTAAGACTACTTACAATGGTTTTAACCATTCAACACCTTTAACACCTACTTTTTTACTCcatatcattttctctttcttccacctaatcattcaacacatattcaacttttaccctctcccatggtttttctattcaacaccctaccccaccactttctctaccccaccactttctatttcatattcttatttaaattttaatttttgtttttatgattaaataaaattataattatcgattaaaattaaattaaaataatacacttaacaaaatttatttaaatattttttttattttcttaatttaaaatgcaatacatcacacaaataacgtaattagtacgatacaaattaacttaaaatgcaatacaaccACTCGAAAAAATTTCATTAACCATCGGCATGTAACCATTAAACGGGGGTGTTTGAGATGGATTCCTCAGCATAGATCCATAATATGGATGAAAGTTTGGAACAAAGgatgattggttgaaatttggtgttaaaccaaaattaggtgtgttttgaggatgttggttgaaaaattgatttgaattttgataattgttgggattttgataattgttgggg encodes:
- the LOC123921977 gene encoding fibronectin-binding protein A-like, with the translated sequence MPNPTPDIPQEPPDFSMPNPTPDISLPPPEIPQEPPVFAMPNPTPDISLPSPEIPQEPPVFAEPTPDVFMAPPVDPEFPGIPQEPVPDPDPVPSEDQPSPFP
- the LOC123921978 gene encoding glycine-rich cell wall structural protein 1-like; protein product: MAKDGGSCGISGGERKLSGVGFGMVNDGGSCGISGGETEIFGVVGFGMVKDGGCCGFSGTMGGGNKISGVDGGGESENEYGSCGVINLGTNGGEVEMSGWLVEKGGGVSNGNVGVSDKGGGMTRGGGISNGGSGGDGDGSSGVKTNGGGDGGGDGEGDGIGGIGGIGILIVIGGNGQQGAAGGGDGGGGDGQAGGGDGDGVQHTGGGGEGGGGQGV